In one window of Spartinivicinus marinus DNA:
- the amrS gene encoding AmmeMemoRadiSam system radical SAM enzyme, giving the protein MAFESESTVATKYWHQLEDGRIQCDVCPRHCKLREGQRGLCFVRACEDNQIVLTSYGRSSGFCVDPIEKKPLNHFYPGTPVLSFGTAGCNLACKFCQNWDMSKSREMDTLADQASPEQLVIAAKNLGCRSIAYTYNDPVIFMEYALDVAAACRESDIFSVAVTAGYICKEPRVEFYQGMDAANVDLKGFTERFYKKICGGQLGAVLDTLKYLKNETNVWFEITNLLIPDENDSEAEIHQMSEWIMENLGPFIPVHFTAFHPDWKMLDKPRTPSQTLTRARNIAISKGLHYVYTGNVFDVKGESTYCHQCGAMLIERNWYVLGYWGLDDQGCCASCGTPLAGFFEPHPGIWGARRLPVRMVS; this is encoded by the coding sequence ATGGCTTTTGAAAGTGAAAGTACTGTTGCCACAAAATATTGGCATCAATTAGAAGATGGTCGGATTCAATGTGATGTTTGTCCACGGCATTGTAAGTTACGGGAAGGACAGAGAGGGTTATGTTTTGTTCGGGCCTGCGAAGATAATCAGATTGTCTTAACCAGTTATGGTCGGTCCAGTGGCTTTTGTGTTGATCCTATAGAAAAAAAACCCCTTAACCACTTTTATCCGGGTACACCTGTACTGTCGTTTGGCACTGCAGGTTGTAATTTGGCCTGTAAGTTTTGTCAAAACTGGGATATGAGCAAATCCAGAGAAATGGATACTCTGGCAGATCAAGCATCACCTGAGCAATTAGTAATAGCAGCGAAAAACCTGGGCTGTCGTAGTATTGCTTATACTTATAATGATCCTGTCATTTTTATGGAGTATGCCTTAGATGTTGCAGCAGCCTGTAGAGAAAGTGACATTTTTTCTGTTGCGGTAACAGCAGGTTATATTTGTAAAGAGCCGCGCGTTGAGTTTTATCAGGGAATGGATGCTGCAAATGTAGACTTAAAAGGTTTTACTGAACGATTTTATAAAAAAATTTGTGGAGGTCAACTCGGTGCGGTATTAGATACCCTGAAATACCTAAAAAATGAAACAAATGTATGGTTTGAAATTACCAATTTACTTATTCCTGATGAAAACGACAGTGAGGCAGAAATTCATCAAATGTCAGAATGGATTATGGAAAATCTGGGGCCATTTATACCGGTTCACTTTACGGCCTTCCACCCAGACTGGAAAATGCTGGATAAACCTCGCACCCCATCCCAAACGTTGACCAGAGCAAGAAATATTGCGATCAGTAAAGGGTTGCACTATGTGTATACTGGTAATGTATTTGATGTAAAAGGTGAGAGTACCTATTGTCATCAATGTGGTGCTATGTTGATTGAGCGTAACTGGTATGTACTTGGTTACTGGGGGCTGGATGACCAAGGTTGCTGTGCAAGCTGTGGTACACCACTAGCGGGTTTTTTTGAGCCTCATCCAGGCATTTGGGGAGCCAGGCGGTTACCGGTGCGGATGGTTTCCTAA
- the trmA gene encoding tRNA (uridine(54)-C5)-methyltransferase TrmA, with the protein MAVIDIDPKQYPQQLKEKAEQLSAAYADFNPPQLEIYPSLPQHYRMRAEFRIWRDNGRIHYAMFNPENKQVIEVTEFPVATLSISELMPKLLIALQAEEVLHKRLFQVEFLASQTGDVLVSLIYHKPLDASWEQAAKQLEQQLNIHIIGRSRKQRIVLSQDYVIEKLTIDEQNYFYQQIENSFTQPNAHVCEKMLSWATGIAEELSGDLLELYCGNGNFTVPLAKQFNKVLATEISKTSVKAAEYNFQRNNIKNVTIARMASEELTEALNNVRAFRRLAHVDLDDYQFSTVFVDPPRAGLDPATEELVKQFDNIIYISCNPTTQQQNITNLMDTHQVKRFALFDQFPYTHHMEAGVLLQKR; encoded by the coding sequence ATGGCTGTTATTGATATCGACCCTAAGCAGTACCCCCAGCAACTCAAGGAAAAGGCGGAACAGCTCAGTGCAGCTTATGCTGACTTTAACCCACCCCAGCTGGAAATTTATCCTTCGCTGCCACAGCACTACCGAATGCGGGCAGAATTTAGAATTTGGCGAGATAATGGCCGTATTCATTACGCCATGTTCAACCCAGAAAATAAGCAAGTGATTGAGGTCACTGAGTTTCCAGTAGCGACCTTATCCATTTCTGAGTTGATGCCTAAATTATTAATCGCTTTACAAGCTGAGGAAGTTTTACACAAGCGGCTATTTCAAGTGGAATTTCTTGCTAGTCAAACAGGTGATGTATTAGTCAGTTTAATTTATCATAAGCCATTAGATGCCAGCTGGGAACAAGCCGCTAAGCAACTAGAGCAGCAGCTGAATATTCATATTATTGGTCGCTCACGAAAACAGCGTATTGTACTGAGTCAAGACTATGTTATTGAAAAGTTGACCATTGATGAGCAAAACTACTTCTATCAACAAATCGAAAACAGTTTTACTCAACCTAACGCTCATGTTTGCGAGAAAATGTTGAGCTGGGCAACTGGGATCGCTGAAGAGCTAAGTGGTGATTTACTAGAGCTTTATTGTGGGAATGGTAATTTTACCGTGCCACTGGCTAAGCAGTTCAATAAAGTGTTAGCAACGGAAATATCAAAAACCTCTGTCAAAGCAGCAGAGTACAATTTTCAGCGTAATAATATTAAGAATGTCACCATTGCACGAATGGCTAGTGAAGAATTAACAGAAGCTCTGAATAATGTCAGAGCCTTTCGCCGTTTAGCCCATGTAGACTTAGACGATTATCAGTTTTCCACGGTTTTTGTCGACCCACCCAGAGCTGGGCTTGATCCAGCAACAGAAGAGTTGGTTAAGCAGTTTGATAATATTATTTATATTTCCTGCAACCCAACTACACAACAGCAAAATATTACAAACCTAATGGATACCCATCAGGTAAAACGTTTTGCTTTATTTGATCAATTTCCTTACACCCACCATATGGAAGCAGGTGTATTGCTGCAAAAAAGATAA
- a CDS encoding globin has translation MSDFENIFDASYERVLGKEINARSFFDAFYLNFTNKSDAIARAFANTDMSKQKRLLEKSFYKLLTFYATNNATDYLEKIAIQHNRLHLNILPEWYDIWLEALVETVAQYDDEFSDNIELAWRLVLASGITYMKFKYSHVEE, from the coding sequence ATGAGCGACTTTGAAAATATATTCGACGCCAGTTATGAGCGAGTGTTAGGCAAAGAAATTAATGCCAGATCATTTTTTGATGCCTTTTATCTTAACTTTACCAATAAATCAGATGCAATTGCCAGAGCCTTTGCTAACACTGATATGAGCAAGCAAAAACGGTTATTAGAAAAGTCTTTTTATAAACTACTCACTTTTTATGCCACCAATAATGCCACAGACTATTTAGAAAAAATTGCGATTCAGCACAATCGCCTTCACCTTAATATTCTGCCTGAATGGTATGACATCTGGTTAGAAGCCCTTGTAGAAACCGTTGCCCAATATGATGACGAGTTTTCAGATAATATAGAGCTTGCCTGGCGACTGGTTTTAGCTAGTGGAATCACCTATATGAAGTTTAAATATAGTCATGTTGAGGAGTAA
- a CDS encoding thymidine phosphorylase family protein — protein sequence MEAEKQPLRLRRIGIDTHQEPVAYLRQDCHVCKSEGFSVHSRIKIATENRSIIATIQFITNQLLTNQEIGLSEAAWQLLKADEGEQVHCSHAKPAESFACVKSKLAGKSFEESSVFEVMHDICLGHYPDIQLATYLAACSGTHLSPPEVLAITKAMVNSGQRIDWNIPQVLDKHCVGGVPGNRTSPLVVAIVAAAGLTMPKTSSRAITSPAGTVDTMEVMTPVNLSLEQIRQVVEQENGCLVWGGSVSLCPADDILLRVQRALNLDSEGQMVASVLAKKIAAGSSHVLIDIPIGPTAKIKNQSAAFRLQRLLVATGEALGIEVTAMTSDGNQPIGFGIGPALEAKDVLAVLRCDPDAPIELAQRALIIAGKLLEIGSKADEGEGYRLAQKILNSGAAEKKFMAICEAQGGFTEPPVANNVYEVTASHNGIITYIDNRFIARLAHFVGAPVVKTAGLEMQVKLGDQVVSGQPLFTLHAEAKGELNYALEFLQQHPDAIRIEETWL from the coding sequence ATGGAAGCAGAAAAACAACCATTGCGACTACGTAGAATTGGCATTGATACCCACCAAGAGCCGGTTGCTTATTTACGGCAAGACTGCCATGTGTGCAAGTCAGAAGGATTTTCTGTTCATTCACGAATCAAGATAGCCACTGAAAATCGAAGTATAATTGCCACAATACAATTTATTACTAATCAGTTGTTAACTAATCAAGAAATTGGCTTGTCTGAGGCAGCCTGGCAACTATTAAAAGCAGATGAAGGTGAACAGGTGCATTGTAGTCATGCAAAACCTGCGGAGTCTTTTGCTTGTGTGAAAAGTAAATTGGCTGGTAAATCGTTTGAGGAAAGCTCTGTCTTTGAAGTGATGCACGACATTTGCCTGGGACATTATCCTGATATTCAGTTGGCCACTTATTTAGCGGCTTGTTCTGGTACCCATTTGTCGCCCCCAGAAGTGCTTGCTATTACTAAGGCAATGGTAAACTCTGGACAACGAATTGATTGGAATATACCGCAGGTGCTGGATAAACATTGTGTAGGAGGCGTGCCAGGTAATCGCACTTCACCGTTAGTCGTAGCAATAGTTGCTGCTGCTGGTTTAACCATGCCAAAAACCTCTTCTCGGGCAATCACTTCGCCTGCAGGTACTGTTGATACGATGGAAGTGATGACCCCTGTTAATTTGAGTTTGGAGCAAATTCGTCAGGTGGTAGAACAAGAAAATGGCTGTCTAGTCTGGGGTGGTTCGGTTAGCTTGTGTCCTGCTGACGATATTTTATTAAGAGTGCAGCGAGCCTTGAACCTTGATAGTGAAGGGCAGATGGTTGCTTCGGTATTAGCCAAAAAAATAGCGGCTGGTTCCAGCCATGTACTTATTGATATCCCTATAGGTCCTACGGCTAAAATTAAAAATCAATCAGCTGCTTTTCGTTTGCAGCGGTTATTGGTTGCTACCGGTGAAGCACTGGGCATTGAAGTAACCGCAATGACTTCTGATGGAAATCAACCGATAGGCTTTGGTATAGGCCCTGCCCTGGAAGCAAAAGATGTGCTTGCTGTCTTACGCTGTGATCCTGATGCACCAATAGAACTGGCACAACGAGCCCTGATTATTGCTGGAAAATTATTAGAAATAGGCAGTAAAGCGGATGAAGGAGAAGGTTATCGGCTTGCCCAGAAAATCTTAAACTCTGGGGCAGCCGAGAAAAAGTTTATGGCCATTTGTGAAGCACAAGGCGGCTTCACTGAACCGCCGGTGGCTAATAATGTTTATGAGGTGACGGCCTCCCATAATGGTATAATTACCTATATTGATAATCGCTTTATTGCCAGGCTGGCCCATTTTGTTGGGGCGCCAGTAGTGAAAACCGCAGGCCTTGAAATGCAAGTTAAATTGGGTGATCAGGTTGTATCTGGACAACCGTTATTTACCTTACATGCGGAAGCAAAGGGTGAATTAAATTATGCATTAGAGTTTTTGCAACAGCACCCTGATGCTATTCGGATTGAGGAAACCTGGCTGTAA
- a CDS encoding Lon protease family protein, with protein sequence MKQQTDKLKLSVERLKTTISHNDFPFATTDKLKPYYGILGQDRAVTALQFGVAMQQSGYHMYVMGRPGSGRNSYVKAFLDKEAKRQTTPHDYLYVNNYRLTREPFVLALPAGMANIFRDDFEQLLDNLLATFPAAFEHPSYQQQKARVEQEFNQQYDRAIDTVEKAALKHSIALFKDTNTISFTPVKGGKMMDEAEFASLPDDEREAFHQHISHLEILLNEALVGLPQWKRESSDKMRKLNRQTINRAIAPLFRPLHDKYKGMAKIQDFLQATKEQLHKTVIELLVEESEEAREDAEKKEALTSEFAPNLVVARDKTAGAPVIHESHPSYRNLFGRVEYSSDLGTLVTNFRHICPGSLHQANGGYLIIDADKLLTEPHVWDALKRALKEEEIRLESLVSELGLVNTISLNPQPIPLKVKIVLIGDRETYHLLQAYDSDFHKLFKVTVDFDDEILLNEETKDGFARLMQTYVEKNLFKPLTSAAVARLIEHSLRLAENKSKLSASFRDMFDLVSEANCLRRMARDKLIEVEHIERALHGQEWRTNRLSSEIMDDMLDNTILIDTQGEYVGKINGLTVLDLGNNCIGTPSRISATVFPGTAGIVDIEREAELGQAIHSKGVMILSGYLGQKYAQDFPLNLTANIALEQSYGKVDGDSASLAELCCLISAITQIPLSQSLALTGSINQYGEVQAVGGINEKIEGFFKLCEKRGLTGNQGVIIPAANVKNLMLNQPVVEAVTADKFAIYAINKVDQALELLTHRPVGELDENHQYPTNSINGIAITKLKKLAELANNHHH encoded by the coding sequence ATGAAACAACAAACAGACAAGTTAAAGCTCAGTGTTGAACGGCTGAAGACCACTATTTCTCACAATGACTTTCCATTTGCTACCACAGATAAGCTAAAGCCCTACTATGGCATTTTAGGCCAGGATAGAGCCGTTACTGCCTTGCAGTTCGGCGTGGCTATGCAGCAAAGTGGCTATCATATGTATGTGATGGGAAGACCTGGTAGCGGTCGCAACTCTTATGTAAAAGCTTTTCTTGATAAAGAAGCTAAGCGACAAACGACCCCGCATGATTATTTATATGTAAATAATTATAGACTCACTAGAGAGCCTTTTGTTTTAGCTTTGCCTGCAGGGATGGCTAATATTTTTAGAGATGATTTTGAACAGCTATTGGATAATTTATTAGCCACATTCCCCGCCGCCTTTGAACATCCCAGTTATCAACAACAAAAAGCCAGAGTTGAACAAGAATTTAACCAACAATACGACCGTGCTATCGATACAGTCGAAAAAGCAGCTTTAAAGCATAGCATTGCACTATTCAAAGATACCAACACCATCAGCTTTACTCCTGTGAAAGGGGGGAAAATGATGGATGAAGCCGAGTTTGCCAGTTTACCCGATGACGAACGAGAAGCCTTTCATCAACATATTTCTCACCTGGAGATATTACTCAATGAGGCTCTGGTAGGACTCCCACAATGGAAGCGGGAATCATCGGACAAAATGCGCAAACTTAACCGGCAAACCATTAATCGAGCTATCGCTCCTCTATTTCGTCCCTTACATGATAAATATAAAGGAATGGCAAAAATCCAAGACTTTCTTCAAGCCACTAAAGAGCAGTTACACAAGACAGTGATCGAGTTATTAGTTGAAGAAAGTGAGGAAGCGCGAGAAGATGCCGAAAAGAAAGAAGCATTAACTAGTGAGTTTGCTCCTAATTTAGTCGTAGCACGAGATAAAACAGCAGGCGCCCCTGTTATTCATGAGTCACACCCTAGCTACCGAAACCTATTTGGACGAGTTGAATACAGCAGTGACTTAGGTACGTTAGTCACTAATTTTCGTCACATTTGCCCTGGATCGCTACACCAAGCTAATGGTGGTTACCTGATTATTGATGCCGATAAACTACTGACTGAACCTCATGTGTGGGATGCATTAAAAAGAGCATTAAAAGAAGAGGAAATACGGCTTGAGTCGCTTGTTTCTGAACTGGGGTTAGTCAATACGATAAGCCTGAATCCTCAACCTATTCCCTTGAAGGTAAAAATAGTACTGATTGGCGACCGAGAAACCTACCACCTACTCCAAGCCTACGACAGCGATTTTCACAAACTATTTAAAGTGACCGTCGATTTTGATGATGAAATATTACTTAATGAAGAAACCAAAGATGGCTTTGCCCGACTAATGCAAACCTATGTCGAAAAAAATCTATTTAAACCGCTTACTTCTGCAGCTGTTGCACGATTAATTGAACATAGCTTACGGTTAGCGGAAAATAAATCTAAACTATCAGCCTCATTCAGAGATATGTTTGACTTAGTCAGTGAAGCGAACTGCTTAAGACGAATGGCGAGAGATAAATTAATTGAGGTAGAACATATTGAACGAGCCCTTCATGGCCAAGAGTGGCGCACTAATCGCCTGTCTAGTGAGATTATGGATGACATGCTGGACAATACTATTTTAATTGATACTCAAGGAGAATATGTTGGTAAAATAAATGGCTTAACTGTACTGGATTTAGGCAACAATTGCATTGGAACCCCTTCAAGAATCTCCGCAACTGTTTTTCCAGGCACTGCCGGTATTGTTGATATTGAACGAGAGGCAGAGCTAGGTCAGGCTATTCACTCCAAAGGCGTCATGATTTTATCAGGTTATTTAGGTCAAAAATATGCGCAGGATTTTCCACTTAATTTGACCGCCAATATTGCCCTTGAACAATCCTACGGCAAGGTGGATGGTGATAGCGCCTCTCTGGCTGAGCTGTGCTGCTTGATCTCGGCCATCACTCAAATCCCTCTTTCCCAAAGCCTAGCTTTAACCGGTTCAATTAATCAATATGGTGAAGTACAAGCCGTTGGCGGAATTAATGAAAAGATAGAAGGCTTTTTCAAGCTGTGTGAAAAAAGAGGCCTCACCGGTAATCAAGGAGTGATTATTCCAGCTGCCAATGTAAAAAACCTAATGCTTAATCAACCAGTGGTCGAGGCCGTCACTGCCGATAAGTTTGCTATTTATGCCATTAACAAAGTTGATCAAGCATTAGAATTACTCACCCACCGTCCAGTAGGTGAACTTGATGAAAACCATCAATACCCTACTAATTCGATTAATGGGATTGCCATTACTAAATTAAAAAAATTGGCTGAGCTGGCTAATAATCATCACCATTAA
- a CDS encoding OprD family outer membrane porin — translation MHIFKRTALCTAIVAASSFNMVTHADEGFIEGSSLDAVLRNVYFNRDGRHGSDYDNREWIQGLQLNYTSGYFADIIGFDASYYGAWDLDSPGNNFTHLPADGRNPKETNDISLLGQAYVKVKLGDDDLNFNFKHGRMRRDTNLIQGSGSRAVPSSVYGTAADINVHGLKLHGTYLTEGSWRNMGHFEHFGDGTEEVNYIQSYGLAYEFDNGLGFEYDWGESNSFLEGQQFKVYHTFSLADNTQLYLEGIHHRVKENGDAFIRSKINKDRTAAQAASFDGYDSQNTQLLAKLTVDELTLKTAYHQTKGADFEYDWAASPSGFGGFNSMVPYWSDFICKDQKAIMVGFEYDFAGVGVPGLTLEAGYRKGFDGDKNNTGIETTSRGNKEWGRDTTIAYEFQTAALKGLKLKWTNYTHREASGLKNEDIDNNQIYIDYTFNIF, via the coding sequence ATGCATATATTCAAACGCACCGCGCTTTGTACCGCTATCGTGGCCGCATCTTCGTTTAATATGGTAACCCATGCAGATGAAGGTTTTATTGAGGGCAGCTCGTTAGATGCAGTTCTTCGGAATGTTTATTTTAACCGGGATGGCCGCCACGGCTCTGACTATGACAATAGAGAATGGATACAAGGTCTCCAACTCAATTATACATCCGGTTACTTTGCAGACATCATAGGGTTTGATGCTTCTTATTATGGCGCTTGGGATTTAGACTCCCCAGGTAATAATTTTACTCATTTACCTGCAGATGGAAGAAATCCTAAAGAAACTAACGATATAAGCCTGCTAGGCCAAGCTTATGTGAAAGTAAAGTTAGGTGACGATGATTTAAATTTTAATTTCAAACATGGTCGAATGCGTCGTGACACGAACCTAATTCAAGGTTCTGGTTCCCGTGCTGTACCCAGCTCTGTATATGGCACTGCAGCTGACATCAATGTTCATGGACTAAAGTTACATGGTACTTATTTAACCGAAGGATCATGGCGTAATATGGGACACTTTGAGCACTTTGGTGATGGTACTGAAGAAGTTAACTACATTCAAAGCTATGGCTTAGCTTATGAGTTTGATAATGGCTTAGGCTTTGAATATGACTGGGGAGAATCAAACAGCTTTTTAGAAGGACAACAGTTCAAGGTTTACCACACATTCAGCTTAGCTGATAATACCCAACTCTATCTAGAAGGCATTCATCATAGAGTTAAAGAAAATGGTGATGCTTTTATTCGAAGTAAAATAAATAAAGACAGAACCGCGGCCCAAGCAGCTAGTTTTGACGGTTATGATTCCCAAAACACCCAACTCCTAGCCAAACTTACAGTAGATGAATTAACGCTAAAAACAGCTTACCATCAAACTAAAGGTGCAGATTTTGAATATGATTGGGCAGCTTCTCCCTCAGGTTTTGGAGGATTTAATTCCATGGTTCCCTACTGGTCAGACTTTATTTGTAAAGACCAAAAGGCAATAATGGTTGGCTTTGAGTATGACTTTGCAGGAGTTGGGGTACCTGGACTTACCTTAGAAGCAGGCTATAGAAAAGGCTTTGATGGCGATAAGAACAACACTGGCATTGAGACGACTAGCCGTGGCAACAAGGAATGGGGCAGGGATACAACCATCGCTTATGAATTTCAAACAGCTGCACTTAAAGGTTTAAAACTTAAGTGGACTAACTATACCCATAGAGAAGCATCTGGCCTAAAAAATGAAGATATAGACAACAACCAAATTTACATTGATTACACCTTCAACATCTTCTAG
- the amrB gene encoding AmmeMemoRadiSam system protein B, whose amino-acid sequence MEIRQPAVAGMFYPESPQDLGNTVKSLLAIDDPITMVPKVLIVPHAGYIYSGTVAAKAYHLLEPLKNTIQRVVMFGPSHRVPFTGLALPAAEAFNTPLGMINIDKIAIEQAAQLEDVQILDIAHTHEHCLEVQLPFLQTMLASFKLIPFVVGHASAESVANVIEQFWGGPETLIVISSDLSHYHPYQEAKTIDAATTEKIKLLDYHLHGEEACGCKPINGILLTAKRKGLEVTTLDTRNSGDTAGPKDTVVGYGAYALR is encoded by the coding sequence ATGGAGATTCGCCAGCCTGCAGTTGCCGGCATGTTTTACCCAGAGTCGCCTCAAGATCTCGGTAATACAGTCAAAAGCTTACTAGCCATTGATGATCCAATCACAATGGTCCCTAAAGTATTAATTGTGCCTCATGCGGGTTACATTTATTCAGGAACCGTAGCAGCGAAGGCTTATCACTTGCTTGAACCATTAAAAAACACCATTCAGCGAGTTGTAATGTTTGGTCCCTCTCACCGAGTTCCTTTTACTGGCTTAGCACTACCAGCCGCCGAAGCCTTTAATACCCCGCTTGGAATGATTAACATAGATAAAATAGCCATAGAGCAAGCAGCTCAACTGGAAGACGTGCAAATTCTGGATATTGCCCATACCCATGAGCATTGTTTAGAAGTACAGCTTCCTTTTCTACAAACTATGCTAGCCAGCTTCAAGCTAATCCCTTTTGTTGTCGGTCACGCCAGTGCAGAGTCTGTAGCCAATGTCATTGAACAATTCTGGGGAGGGCCAGAAACCCTGATAGTCATTAGTTCAGATTTGAGTCATTACCATCCCTACCAAGAAGCCAAGACTATTGATGCAGCTACAACCGAAAAAATTAAACTGCTTGACTACCATTTACATGGAGAAGAAGCCTGTGGCTGTAAACCAATCAATGGCATTTTACTAACAGCTAAACGTAAAGGATTAGAAGTCACAACATTAGATACTCGTAACTCTGGCGATACCGCTGGCCCTAAAGATACCGTAGTAGGATATGGAGCTTATGCCCTCCGCTGA
- a CDS encoding protease complex subunit PrcB family protein: MRKLFINTFAAISLLSANVTMADYSLADPISEPLPYSVIDQGVYSVEESKKLEVITDQGTLAARYYAENPSGGTGLPIIDFNEYLVLGIYMGTQPSGGFMIEVADVREKENKVIATVNSIEPGKRCAVITSLTSPYQLVQVKIPHAPMQVVFKETNQVMECE, translated from the coding sequence ATGCGAAAACTCTTCATCAATACATTTGCGGCCATTTCATTACTGTCTGCCAATGTCACCATGGCAGATTACAGCCTGGCTGACCCAATTTCAGAGCCTCTACCCTATTCAGTCATTGACCAAGGAGTTTATAGTGTTGAAGAGTCTAAAAAGCTCGAAGTGATTACCGACCAAGGTACTTTAGCAGCCCGCTATTATGCAGAAAATCCAAGTGGAGGCACAGGGTTACCCATTATTGATTTTAATGAATATTTAGTGCTGGGCATTTATATGGGTACTCAACCCAGCGGCGGTTTTATGATTGAAGTAGCAGATGTACGGGAGAAAGAAAATAAAGTCATTGCGACAGTTAACTCAATAGAACCGGGAAAACGCTGCGCAGTGATTACTTCTCTTACATCACCCTACCAGTTAGTGCAGGTAAAAATTCCTCATGCTCCAATGCAGGTAGTATTTAAAGAAACCAATCAGGTTATGGAGTGTGAATAA
- the amrA gene encoding AmmeMemoRadiSam system protein A, translating to MPSAELTLDDQHTLLKLARQVITAGCQKQALPEVNPAEYSSDLQETRSAFVTLTKQHLLRGCIGSLNPTRPLVLEVSHNAHASAFEDYRFPNLDSSELNQVKIEISILSPHQLINFIDEASLINQLKPFQDGVILQYKQHRGTFLPQVWEKLPKPTDFFQQLKQKANLPPDFWSEQIKCYTYQVFAFHEN from the coding sequence ATGCCCTCCGCTGAACTTACCTTAGATGACCAGCACACCTTATTAAAACTGGCACGCCAAGTGATCACTGCTGGCTGTCAAAAACAGGCACTGCCTGAGGTTAATCCTGCTGAATATTCTTCTGATTTGCAGGAAACACGCAGTGCTTTTGTTACATTAACAAAGCAACATTTATTACGGGGCTGTATCGGCAGTCTTAACCCTACCCGCCCTTTAGTCCTAGAAGTTAGTCATAATGCCCATGCTAGTGCATTTGAGGACTATCGTTTTCCTAACCTGGATAGTAGCGAGCTGAACCAAGTTAAAATTGAAATATCCATATTATCTCCTCATCAGCTCATTAATTTTATTGACGAAGCATCATTAATAAATCAACTTAAGCCTTTTCAAGATGGTGTAATTCTGCAATACAAACAACACCGTGGTACCTTTTTACCTCAAGTTTGGGAAAAACTACCCAAACCTACCGACTTTTTTCAACAACTCAAGCAAAAAGCAAACCTGCCTCCTGATTTTTGGAGCGAACAAATAAAATGCTACACATACCAAGTATTTGCCTTTCATGAAAATTAA